A window of Fodinibius salinus contains these coding sequences:
- a CDS encoding NAD(P)/FAD-dependent oxidoreductase has translation MAAQPHILVLGCNFAGLTTARYIREYAGDEVKITCMDRKPYLAFIPNIPIEVWNNNNPERSLHLPFIKFLDRDNIDFIQGEVQGIDVETKSVDFKPVERSGSATEEIDYDYLVIALGNKLAFDDIEGFGKYGHTFTDTYYGDKVRRYLHDGSYKGGPIVIGSDYFQQGKSDKLPDIPTAEAACEGPPVEISFSMAEWLQKRGLGGPENITLFTPAEVIAEDAGEQILDQLLPMFDEMGYGYQANTKGIKRLYEDGIEFEDGSSLEAEMKIIFPNWEAHDFLKKLPISDDQGFIITDLHMRNPDYPEVFAVGDAASITVPKIGSLGHMEAEVLAKVLGQEIGGYDPDEKIDPLEFELVCMGDMGDHKGFYMHTDEWWGGDTSILKMGYTPHMLKMGFKSMYYTTGGKIPSWGLPMSEFIADRTMI, from the coding sequence ATGGCTGCCCAACCTCATATACTTGTTTTAGGATGTAATTTTGCAGGATTAACAACAGCACGTTATATACGTGAATATGCTGGTGACGAAGTTAAGATCACTTGCATGGATCGCAAACCTTATCTTGCGTTTATTCCAAATATTCCCATTGAAGTTTGGAATAATAACAATCCGGAGCGCTCACTACATTTACCCTTTATCAAATTTCTGGATCGCGACAATATCGATTTTATTCAGGGTGAGGTGCAGGGAATAGATGTGGAAACCAAATCTGTTGACTTTAAACCGGTAGAACGATCCGGGTCTGCAACAGAAGAAATTGATTATGATTATCTGGTTATTGCTTTGGGCAACAAGCTGGCATTTGATGACATAGAAGGGTTCGGCAAGTATGGGCATACGTTCACTGATACGTATTATGGTGATAAAGTACGTCGTTACTTACATGATGGTAGCTATAAGGGAGGGCCTATTGTTATTGGATCCGATTACTTTCAACAGGGAAAGAGTGATAAACTCCCCGACATTCCCACAGCCGAAGCAGCCTGCGAAGGTCCTCCGGTAGAAATTTCCTTTTCGATGGCGGAATGGCTCCAAAAAAGAGGATTAGGGGGACCGGAAAACATCACGTTATTTACACCTGCTGAGGTTATTGCAGAAGATGCTGGTGAGCAAATTTTAGATCAGCTGCTGCCGATGTTTGACGAGATGGGATATGGCTATCAGGCCAATACCAAGGGTATAAAACGTTTATATGAGGATGGTATTGAGTTTGAAGACGGCAGTAGTCTCGAAGCAGAAATGAAAATTATTTTTCCAAACTGGGAGGCCCATGACTTTTTGAAAAAGCTACCAATCAGCGATGATCAAGGATTTATTATAACTGATCTTCACATGAGAAATCCGGATTATCCTGAAGTATTTGCTGTGGGTGATGCTGCTTCGATAACAGTTCCCAAAATTGGGTCTTTAGGGCACATGGAGGCAGAAGTACTGGCCAAAGTGCTGGGACAAGAGATTGGCGGTTATGATCCGGATGAAAAGATTGACCCCCTAGAGTTTGAGCTCGTTTGTATGGGAGATATGGGAGACCATAAAGGTTTCTATATGCATACTGATGAATGGTGGGGTGGAGATACAAGTATATTAAAGATGGGGTATACCCCTCATATGTTAAAGATGGGATTCAAGTCAATGTACTATACCACAGGCGGGAAAATTCCTTCATGGGGATTACCAATGTCAGAGTTTATAGCTGACCGAACCATGATTTAA
- a CDS encoding MgtC/SapB family protein produces MDLDLTVIWNLLSALGIGLLIGIERGWNGRLEDEGDRVAGIRTFSLVGLFGGVWTEVSQFINEWILAVAFLALAALVITSYIIEAKVEEEKDLGITTEIALLLTFTLSSWAAFGYHAYALGTTVVVISLLSLKPTLHNWLHKIEVKEIYAGIKLLIITVILLPLLPNKGYGPWEAINPHWIWWMVVLISGLSFIGYTLIKYLGEDKGTMLTAITGGLASSTAVTLSLAQFARQQKKIVSGIFIGGVLVASAIMFVRVGIEVAIVNSTLLYPLWIPLTTMSILTLGSGFWLWQKHLQLEDDQPPIELKNPLQFITALQFGLLLGVILLLATAMEQWYGDQGIYLLSLFSGLMDVDAITLSLSRMAQEGTDSSVATLGIVIAVITNTLVKAGLFIFWAGFEKSKQLIWLITIICITGIISLLPVL; encoded by the coding sequence ATGGACCTTGATCTAACGGTAATTTGGAACCTCCTTTCTGCGCTTGGTATCGGTCTGCTAATCGGTATTGAACGCGGATGGAATGGACGGCTCGAAGACGAAGGAGACCGCGTGGCAGGAATCCGTACTTTTAGCCTTGTCGGTCTGTTTGGAGGGGTCTGGACGGAAGTAAGTCAATTCATCAATGAATGGATTCTTGCCGTCGCATTCCTTGCTTTAGCAGCTCTTGTGATCACATCTTATATAATAGAGGCCAAAGTTGAAGAAGAAAAGGACTTAGGTATTACCACCGAAATTGCCCTCCTACTTACTTTCACTTTGAGCTCTTGGGCTGCTTTCGGATACCATGCTTATGCGCTTGGCACTACCGTTGTGGTTATCTCACTATTAAGCCTCAAGCCAACGTTGCATAACTGGTTACACAAAATTGAAGTCAAGGAAATATATGCCGGCATAAAGCTATTGATTATCACCGTTATTCTTTTACCCCTGTTGCCTAATAAAGGCTATGGCCCTTGGGAAGCCATTAACCCTCACTGGATCTGGTGGATGGTTGTACTCATCTCCGGACTATCTTTTATCGGGTACACCCTTATAAAATATCTGGGGGAAGATAAAGGAACCATGCTAACAGCTATAACGGGAGGCTTGGCTTCATCCACAGCTGTTACTTTGAGTCTTGCACAATTTGCTCGACAACAAAAAAAGATTGTCAGTGGAATCTTTATTGGAGGTGTTCTTGTAGCCTCTGCAATTATGTTTGTACGCGTCGGCATTGAGGTTGCAATTGTAAACAGTACTCTGCTTTATCCCCTTTGGATTCCACTGACTACCATGTCGATACTAACATTGGGAAGCGGATTCTGGCTTTGGCAAAAACATCTTCAGCTGGAAGACGATCAACCGCCTATTGAATTAAAAAATCCGCTACAATTTATTACCGCTTTACAGTTTGGGCTACTGCTTGGGGTTATTTTACTGCTAGCCACCGCCATGGAACAATGGTATGGGGATCAGGGTATTTATCTGTTATCACTGTTTTCGGGACTAATGGATGTTGATGCCATTACGCTTTCGCTTTCACGCATGGCTCAAGAGGGAACCGATTCAAGTGTAGCAACTCTTGGAATTGTAATTGCGGTTATTACCAACACCTTGGTTAAAGCCGGGTTGTTCATTTTCTGGGCCGGCTTTGAAAAGAGCAAGCAATTAATATGGCTCATTACAATCATTTGCATTACCGGAATCATAAGTCTCTTACCGGTGCTATAG
- a CDS encoding glycosyltransferase, with amino-acid sequence MFFSVVIPVYNRPQEVDELLESLTSQTYTNFEVLIIEDGSEDHCKEVVKSYKKELDIRYYFKENSGQGFSRNYGFERAKGDFFVVFDSDCLIPSHYFETVNNYLKKHSLDAYGGPDRKHKSFTPVQKAISYAMTSPITTGGIRGNKNHAGTFHPRSFNMGISRKVYEETGGYRITRMGEDIEFSLRIINHGFSTGLIPDAYVYHKRRTDLIQFFKQLHFFGRARINISRFFPSEVKLIHWLPALFTLGTLFLLSLPLWNMPLFDILVLPYLALFLLIFVHSWYINDNIFIGLLGTVASFTQLTAYGIGFMSELWTKLRE; translated from the coding sequence ATGTTTTTTTCTGTTGTTATCCCCGTCTATAATCGTCCCCAAGAAGTTGATGAATTGCTGGAAAGCCTGACGAGCCAAACTTACACAAATTTTGAGGTTCTTATTATTGAGGATGGTTCTGAAGATCATTGCAAAGAGGTAGTAAAGAGTTACAAAAAAGAACTGGATATTCGTTACTATTTTAAAGAAAATTCCGGCCAGGGATTTAGCCGAAACTATGGTTTTGAGCGAGCAAAGGGGGACTTTTTTGTTGTATTTGATTCCGACTGCCTGATACCGTCCCACTATTTTGAGACCGTCAATAACTATTTAAAAAAGCATTCGCTGGATGCTTATGGCGGTCCTGATCGCAAGCACAAAAGTTTTACACCGGTGCAAAAAGCCATTAGCTATGCCATGACCTCTCCTATTACAACCGGAGGAATTCGCGGGAATAAAAATCATGCCGGTACTTTTCATCCACGTAGTTTTAATATGGGTATTTCGCGAAAAGTATATGAAGAAACCGGTGGGTATCGCATCACACGGATGGGCGAAGACATAGAATTCAGCCTCCGCATTATTAATCACGGTTTTTCTACGGGATTAATCCCTGATGCTTACGTATATCATAAACGACGGACAGACCTGATACAATTTTTTAAACAACTCCATTTCTTTGGCCGTGCGCGCATCAACATCAGTCGATTCTTTCCATCAGAAGTTAAGTTAATACACTGGCTGCCGGCTCTATTTACACTGGGCACATTATTTCTACTGAGTCTTCCTTTATGGAATATGCCGCTCTTTGACATACTGGTCCTTCCCTACCTCGCACTATTTTTACTTATTTTTGTACATTCTTGGTATATCAATGATAACATTTTTATTGGCCTGCTGGGCACGGTAGCATCATTTACACAGCTTACAGCCTATGGTATTGGTTTTATGAGTGAACTATGGACCAAGCTCAGGGAGTAA
- a CDS encoding ATP-dependent Clp protease ATP-binding subunit yields MEGNFSSKVRDVIQFSREEALRLGHDYIGTEHLILGIVRLGEGVAVKILKNLNCDLFKLKKTVEDTVRGTGGSVKVGNIPLTKQAEKVLRITYLEAKLYKSDTIGTEHLLLSLLRDDENIAAQILQQFSISYDSVREELDLIISGKSSDDNQGDSRSVSSSLSSSKGSSKSSGSSKEKKMDKSKTPVLDNFGRDLTQLAEDNELDPIIGREEEIERVAQVLSRRKKNNPVLIGEPGVGKTAIAEGLASRIVERKVSRVLYDKRVIALDLGSLVAGTKYRGQFEERMKAVMGELEKTKDVILFIDELHTIVGAGGASGSLDASNMLKPALARGEVQAIGATTLNEYREHIEKDGALERRFQKIMVDPTTKEETMDILTQISDRYEDHHSVKYSSDAIEACVNLTDRYVTDHFLPDKAIDALDEAGARVHLSNIHVPQHIIDLEDEIEQTSNKKNSMVKKQRFEEAARLRDKEKRMKEELEQAQEEWKKESEEIVYDVEEKDVAHVVGMMSGVPVSKISESESKKLANMKEELSKQIIGQNEAIVKLTKAIKRTRAGLKDPTRPIGSFIFLGPTGVGKTEMAKVLSRYLFDKDDALIRIDMSEYMEKFSVSRLVGAPPGYVGHEEGGMLTEKVRRQPYSVVLLDEIEKAHPDVFNILLQVLDDGILTDSLGRKVDFRNTIIIMTSNIGARDIRSLGEGIGFSNSDTNFDYEQMKSTVQDALKKVFNPEFLNRIDDVITFRALEKEDIFQIIDILSDDLFQRIHELGYEVEVTQGAKDFLSEKGFDQKYGARPLKRAIQKYVEEPLAEELLEADHPEGSEIKIKMNKSRDGLTFGWTEVDDTAKTSDSEESSSSDDDTESEGTDEESKSEAKA; encoded by the coding sequence ATGGAGGGTAATTTTTCAAGTAAAGTTCGAGATGTTATTCAATTTAGCCGTGAAGAAGCATTGCGGTTAGGGCATGACTATATTGGTACAGAACATCTTATACTCGGCATTGTACGGCTGGGAGAAGGTGTAGCTGTCAAAATACTAAAGAACCTTAACTGCGATCTCTTCAAGCTTAAAAAAACTGTTGAAGATACTGTTCGGGGAACGGGCGGCTCTGTAAAGGTGGGTAATATTCCTCTCACCAAACAGGCCGAAAAGGTTTTGCGAATTACTTATCTCGAAGCAAAGCTTTATAAGAGTGATACTATTGGTACCGAACACCTGCTACTTTCTCTGTTGCGGGATGATGAAAATATTGCTGCACAAATTTTACAGCAGTTTAGTATCTCTTACGATTCGGTACGCGAAGAATTAGACCTTATCATTTCGGGCAAATCCTCGGATGATAACCAGGGAGATTCACGTTCGGTTTCTTCCAGTCTTTCTTCATCCAAAGGCAGCTCAAAATCATCCGGAAGCTCTAAAGAAAAGAAAATGGACAAATCTAAAACCCCGGTACTCGATAATTTTGGTCGAGACCTTACCCAGCTGGCCGAAGATAATGAACTTGATCCGATTATTGGCCGTGAAGAAGAAATTGAACGCGTCGCCCAAGTACTAAGCCGCCGGAAAAAGAATAATCCTGTTCTAATTGGTGAACCCGGCGTTGGTAAAACAGCCATCGCAGAAGGATTAGCTTCTCGAATTGTCGAACGAAAAGTGTCTCGCGTTCTGTATGACAAGCGAGTCATCGCCCTGGATCTAGGTTCCCTCGTTGCCGGAACCAAATACCGAGGACAATTTGAAGAACGTATGAAAGCGGTGATGGGCGAACTGGAAAAAACGAAGGATGTCATTCTCTTTATCGATGAACTTCATACCATCGTCGGTGCTGGCGGAGCAAGCGGATCACTTGATGCTTCAAACATGCTAAAACCTGCTCTTGCCCGCGGCGAAGTACAAGCCATCGGAGCTACAACACTCAATGAATATCGCGAACATATTGAGAAAGATGGAGCCCTTGAACGACGCTTCCAGAAAATTATGGTTGATCCGACTACTAAAGAGGAAACGATGGATATTCTTACGCAAATTAGTGATCGCTATGAAGATCACCACAGCGTAAAGTATTCATCTGACGCTATCGAAGCCTGCGTAAATCTAACTGATCGTTATGTGACGGATCACTTTTTGCCCGACAAAGCTATTGATGCTCTTGATGAAGCAGGTGCACGTGTTCACTTGTCAAACATTCATGTGCCACAGCATATTATTGATCTGGAGGACGAGATTGAACAGACCAGCAATAAGAAAAATAGCATGGTCAAGAAACAGCGCTTTGAAGAAGCTGCTCGTCTGCGCGACAAAGAAAAACGCATGAAAGAAGAACTTGAGCAGGCACAGGAAGAGTGGAAAAAAGAATCTGAAGAGATTGTTTATGATGTTGAAGAAAAAGATGTCGCTCATGTCGTAGGTATGATGAGCGGCGTTCCGGTAAGCAAAATCAGCGAGAGCGAAAGCAAGAAGCTGGCCAACATGAAAGAAGAACTTTCAAAACAAATTATTGGCCAGAACGAAGCAATTGTTAAACTAACCAAGGCCATAAAACGAACACGCGCCGGACTTAAAGACCCTACCCGCCCTATCGGATCGTTCATCTTTCTTGGTCCTACGGGTGTTGGTAAAACCGAAATGGCCAAAGTCCTTTCAAGATACTTATTTGATAAAGACGATGCGCTCATCCGTATTGATATGAGTGAATATATGGAAAAATTCTCGGTCTCTCGCTTGGTGGGGGCTCCTCCCGGCTATGTGGGGCACGAAGAAGGTGGCATGCTCACCGAAAAAGTGCGGCGACAACCGTACAGTGTTGTACTCCTTGATGAAATTGAAAAAGCTCACCCGGATGTATTTAACATACTGCTACAAGTACTTGATGACGGTATTCTTACCGATAGCCTGGGCCGCAAGGTTGATTTTAGAAATACGATCATCATCATGACTTCAAATATCGGTGCAAGGGATATCCGTAGCCTGGGTGAAGGTATTGGGTTTTCGAACAGCGATACCAATTTCGATTATGAACAAATGAAGTCAACGGTACAGGATGCTCTCAAGAAAGTATTCAATCCGGAATTCCTGAATCGGATTGATGATGTTATTACGTTCCGTGCGCTGGAGAAAGAAGATATCTTTCAGATTATCGATATTCTGTCTGATGACCTATTTCAGCGTATCCACGAACTTGGTTACGAAGTTGAAGTAACGCAGGGAGCTAAAGACTTCTTAAGTGAGAAAGGATTTGACCAGAAATATGGTGCTCGTCCGCTTAAACGTGCTATTCAAAAATATGTAGAAGAACCACTGGCTGAAGAACTGCTGGAAGCAGATCATCCCGAAGGTTCTGAGATAAAGATCAAGATGAATAAATCACGTGATGGACTCACCTTTGGTTGGACTGAGGTAGATGACACTGCTAAAACTTCTGACAGTGAAGAAAGTTCATCTTCTGATGACGATACTGAATCAGAAGGCACGGATGAAGAGTCAAAGTCAGAGGCTAAGGCATAA